The proteins below are encoded in one region of Caulobacter henricii:
- a CDS encoding RsmB/NOP family class I SAM-dependent RNA methyltransferase, translating to MRDGGRVSAAIEVLTEIEARHFPVKMALKRWGEASRYAGSKDRAFVSGLVLDALRRKRSLGFMMGDTSARAVVLGVLSQVWAWPVDRIAQMAGEEHGPGALAEVEHKALSAPASLDDAPAPVAGDYPDWLESSLVRAFGDGVRVEMVALSQRAPVDLRINTLKTDVERGARAVALIGAEPAGVLANAFRIPAPQAADRTPSVEAVPAFTKGWFEVQDLGSQIAAALAGDIKGKQVLDFCAGGGGKTLALAAAMGNSGQIFAHDSDARRLADTIRRGQRAGVRNLQIRSPIEAEPLKGLEGRLDLVFVDAPCTGAGTWRRHPDAKWRLSPDQLAKRQIEQDSVLTDAADFVRPGGRLIYVTCSLLVEENEDRIAAFLARHPGFAVRPISLEAVSGHVTDQGYLRLTPHTAGTDGFFAAVLERTIH from the coding sequence ATGCGGGACGGAGGACGGGTTTCCGCCGCGATCGAGGTTCTGACCGAGATCGAGGCGCGGCATTTTCCGGTCAAGATGGCGCTGAAGCGCTGGGGTGAAGCCTCGCGCTATGCCGGGTCAAAGGATCGGGCCTTCGTCTCGGGGCTGGTGCTGGATGCCCTGCGCCGCAAGCGGTCGCTGGGCTTCATGATGGGCGACACCTCGGCCCGCGCCGTGGTTCTGGGCGTCCTGTCTCAGGTCTGGGCGTGGCCGGTAGACCGCATCGCGCAGATGGCGGGTGAGGAGCATGGTCCGGGTGCCCTGGCCGAGGTCGAGCACAAGGCGCTGTCGGCACCGGCATCGCTGGACGACGCACCGGCACCGGTGGCGGGCGACTATCCGGACTGGCTCGAGTCCAGCCTGGTCCGCGCCTTCGGCGACGGTGTGCGGGTAGAGATGGTAGCCCTCTCGCAACGTGCGCCGGTCGATCTGCGCATCAACACCCTGAAGACGGATGTCGAACGCGGAGCCAGGGCTGTGGCGCTGATCGGTGCCGAGCCGGCCGGGGTTCTCGCCAACGCCTTTCGCATTCCGGCGCCCCAGGCCGCAGATCGGACGCCTTCGGTCGAGGCGGTTCCGGCCTTCACCAAGGGCTGGTTCGAGGTTCAGGACCTGGGCTCCCAGATCGCGGCGGCCCTGGCCGGCGATATCAAGGGCAAACAGGTGCTCGATTTCTGTGCTGGCGGGGGCGGCAAGACCCTCGCCCTGGCGGCGGCCATGGGCAATAGCGGCCAGATCTTTGCCCATGACAGCGACGCCCGCCGTTTGGCCGACACCATTCGTCGCGGTCAAAGGGCCGGGGTTCGCAACCTGCAGATCCGCTCGCCGATCGAGGCCGAGCCGCTGAAGGGTCTGGAAGGTCGCCTGGACCTGGTCTTCGTCGACGCGCCCTGCACCGGCGCCGGCACCTGGCGCCGCCATCCGGATGCCAAGTGGCGTCTGTCACCGGACCAGCTGGCCAAGCGCCAGATCGAGCAGGACAGCGTGCTGACCGACGCTGCTGACTTCGTCAGACCGGGCGGACGTCTCATCTATGTGACCTGCTCGCTGCTGGTCGAGGAGAACGAGGATCGTATCGCCGCCTTCCTGGCGCGGCATCCCGGTTTCGCGGTCAGGCCGATCAGCCTGGAAGCCGTCTCGGGCCATGTCACCGACCAGGGCTATCTGCGCCTGACACCCCACACCGCCGGTACGGACGGCTTCTTCGCCGCCGTGCTGGAACGAACAATTCACTAG
- a CDS encoding MAPEG family protein, whose amino-acid sequence MAFELQMVGVAVLIGLVHLLCVAVIGDVQRGLKWSAGPRDARIELTGLGGRLERAWANFCETFPLFVAAVVVTYLGGRIGVLTSIGALLYVVGRVAYLPLYAFGVPWLRSVAWFVSLFGIIAILLALVV is encoded by the coding sequence ATGGCGTTCGAACTTCAGATGGTGGGCGTGGCCGTGTTGATCGGCCTGGTCCATCTGCTGTGCGTGGCGGTTATCGGCGACGTGCAGCGGGGTCTGAAGTGGAGCGCCGGACCCCGTGACGCCCGCATCGAACTGACCGGTCTTGGCGGTCGGCTGGAGCGGGCCTGGGCGAACTTCTGCGAGACCTTTCCGCTGTTCGTCGCCGCTGTAGTGGTCACCTATCTCGGCGGCCGCATCGGCGTCCTGACCTCGATCGGGGCCTTGCTCTATGTCGTCGGCCGGGTGGCCTATCTGCCGCTCTATGCCTTTGGTGTGCCCTGGTTGCGCAGCGTTGCCTGGTTCGTGTCGCTGTTCGGGATCATCGCGATCCTCCTGGCCCTGGTGGTCTGA
- a CDS encoding fumarylacetoacetate hydrolase family protein: MRLRSIFGLMILLLVSAVAILALWPTKPRLPPRPAPTAPLRASLTIAPPDEALTFARYHDGSGLRTMAVRRYQDGVVTGVDLAPLMQPGEDAIALYNRLGYGAVAAFIDAGKPSLSHDAATLTVPVDLRGVHAAAATNYPEHANEAKVEDGPFMFAKVAQPTAPRAAVPAIEGLLDYEVELCLVTLTPLPAAGGARGGLILCNDITDRAALLRGADVSDITSGEGFTDGKSGRGFLPVGDLLVIPRDLKAFVTPLELNLAVNGQARQQTRVTQWIWDLDRLLIETAKRKDAVWTWREGQARLPISAAGILPDRTLVLAGTPAGTVFQGPGPSTVVRGTLDWLAGLGQRNFVQSVIERAIADDKATGAYLQPGDVVTIRVDRMGTLENRVAPQGAP, from the coding sequence ATGCGCCTCCGATCGATCTTCGGCCTGATGATCCTGCTCCTGGTTTCGGCGGTCGCCATCCTGGCCCTCTGGCCCACCAAGCCCAGGCTGCCGCCGCGTCCGGCCCCGACAGCGCCCTTGCGCGCCAGTCTAACGATCGCCCCACCGGACGAAGCCCTGACCTTTGCGCGCTATCACGATGGCTCAGGCCTGCGAACCATGGCGGTCCGCCGCTATCAGGACGGTGTCGTCACCGGCGTTGATCTGGCCCCGCTGATGCAGCCCGGTGAGGACGCCATCGCCCTCTATAACCGCCTGGGCTACGGGGCCGTGGCCGCCTTCATCGATGCGGGCAAACCAAGCCTGAGCCACGACGCGGCGACCCTGACTGTGCCTGTCGACCTGCGGGGTGTGCATGCGGCGGCGGCGACCAACTATCCCGAGCACGCCAATGAGGCCAAGGTCGAGGATGGCCCCTTCATGTTCGCCAAGGTGGCCCAGCCGACCGCCCCGCGCGCCGCCGTGCCCGCCATTGAGGGCCTCCTCGACTACGAGGTCGAGCTTTGCCTTGTGACCTTGACGCCGCTGCCAGCGGCGGGCGGCGCCAGGGGCGGTCTGATCCTCTGCAATGACATCACCGATCGCGCGGCCCTGCTTCGCGGCGCGGATGTCTCCGACATCACGTCGGGCGAGGGCTTCACCGACGGCAAGAGCGGCAGGGGTTTCCTACCCGTCGGCGACCTGCTGGTCATTCCGCGAGACCTCAAGGCCTTCGTGACGCCGCTTGAACTGAACCTGGCCGTCAATGGCCAGGCGCGGCAGCAAACCCGCGTCACCCAGTGGATCTGGGACCTCGATCGCCTCCTGATCGAAACCGCCAAGCGCAAGGACGCCGTCTGGACCTGGCGAGAGGGACAAGCCCGACTGCCGATCAGTGCCGCAGGCATTCTTCCCGATCGTACCCTGGTCCTGGCCGGTACGCCTGCGGGTACGGTGTTCCAGGGGCCGGGGCCGTCTACTGTCGTTCGTGGTACCCTTGACTGGCTCGCAGGACTTGGTCAGCGCAACTTCGTCCAGTCCGTGATCGAGAGAGCCATCGCTGACGACAAGGCCACGGGGGCCTATCTACAGCCCGGCGATGTGGTGACCATCCGCGTCGACCGGATGGGCACCCTCGAGAACCGTGTCGCGCCGCAGGGAGCCCCCTAA
- a CDS encoding DUF1190 domain-containing protein has product MSDQAQPRLKRSRSLTLTTLMAGAAVSITACDNAPAVTQWGDPPAAQSGRAVEARTFASLDECKASGDFTAQQCETTLAQAQKDSAENAPKFNDQQSCEERYGVDQCVPRSSQGGGSFFTPLLTGFIIGQALDNMGGGYRGAPMYRDRNGTYYGGGGYPLSRDYVTGRTRVRSESFDAPSRAEAPARVQSRSSVISRGGFGGGRSFGG; this is encoded by the coding sequence ATGTCCGATCAAGCCCAACCCCGCCTCAAGCGCTCGCGCAGCCTGACCCTGACCACCCTGATGGCGGGCGCAGCGGTGTCTATCACCGCTTGCGACAATGCGCCGGCTGTCACCCAGTGGGGCGATCCGCCGGCCGCCCAATCCGGACGCGCCGTCGAGGCCCGCACCTTTGCCAGTCTCGACGAGTGCAAGGCCTCGGGCGACTTCACCGCCCAGCAGTGCGAAACGACCCTGGCCCAGGCCCAGAAGGACAGTGCCGAGAACGCCCCCAAGTTCAACGACCAGCAGAGCTGCGAGGAACGCTATGGCGTCGACCAGTGCGTGCCACGCTCCAGCCAGGGTGGCGGCAGCTTCTTCACGCCACTCCTGACCGGATTCATCATCGGTCAGGCGCTCGACAACATGGGTGGCGGCTATCGCGGCGCGCCCATGTATCGCGATCGTAACGGGACCTATTACGGCGGTGGCGGCTATCCGCTGTCGCGCGACTATGTCACCGGCCGAACGCGCGTCCGTTCGGAAAGCTTTGACGCGCCGTCGCGGGCCGAGGCCCCGGCGCGGGTCCAGAGCCGCAGTTCGGTGATCTCGCGCGGCGGATTTGGCGGCGGCCGGTCGTTCGGCGGTTGA
- a CDS encoding FAD-binding oxidoreductase, whose translation MTPTKTAGRVLSQGAPDFDAALRDSSFNAQDPGHRPKLIVQAREVADVVAAVKRARDEGLRISICSGGHSWAQNHFREGALLLDLSRLNLIVLDEANGTAKIGPGCLAGDLDKALARRNLFFPTAHAYTVGMGGFLLQGGFGWNSRALGLACQSVIGVDVVLADGSIVHATERENPELLWAARGAGPGFFGVVVQFHLRLHERPKFIGLKLQVFRIRHLEEVMAWADAVGPEVPASVEFQMVMNRRAMGIFAHGLEVYGPVLTNSRREARDAVRFIDQGPFRKKASLTLPLLPVSLGFMMNSGEKTLFLPNTRWTTDSMWMDTPISPMLPAMRDIADSQPPAPSHALWLNWNPPASRPDMAFSLEARTYIALYGGLRGKTQRPADETWATDHMQALQPHSRGIQLADENLGRRPAPFMAPANLTRLEALRARFDPDGRFNSYMGRPA comes from the coding sequence GTGACACCGACCAAAACCGCTGGACGGGTTCTCAGCCAGGGCGCACCGGACTTCGATGCCGCGCTCCGGGACAGCAGCTTCAATGCCCAGGATCCGGGCCACCGACCCAAACTGATCGTCCAGGCCAGGGAGGTCGCCGACGTCGTCGCCGCGGTGAAGCGGGCGCGCGACGAAGGTCTGCGGATCTCCATCTGCTCGGGCGGACACAGCTGGGCGCAAAACCATTTCCGCGAGGGGGCACTCCTGCTCGATCTCTCGCGCCTCAACCTCATCGTCCTCGATGAAGCCAACGGCACGGCAAAGATTGGCCCGGGCTGTCTGGCCGGCGACCTCGACAAGGCCCTGGCTCGCCGCAATCTCTTCTTTCCGACCGCTCACGCCTATACCGTCGGCATGGGTGGCTTCCTCCTGCAAGGCGGCTTTGGCTGGAACAGTCGCGCGTTGGGCCTGGCCTGCCAGAGTGTCATCGGCGTAGACGTCGTCCTGGCTGATGGCTCTATCGTCCACGCCACCGAGCGCGAAAACCCCGAACTGCTTTGGGCCGCCCGCGGCGCCGGCCCAGGCTTCTTTGGTGTCGTGGTCCAGTTTCACCTGCGGCTGCATGAACGGCCGAAGTTCATCGGACTCAAGCTCCAGGTCTTCCGCATCCGCCATCTCGAAGAGGTCATGGCCTGGGCCGATGCCGTCGGCCCCGAGGTCCCCGCTTCGGTCGAGTTTCAGATGGTCATGAACCGGCGCGCCATGGGAATCTTCGCCCATGGGCTGGAGGTCTATGGCCCTGTCCTGACCAACAGTCGGCGCGAGGCTCGCGATGCCGTTCGGTTCATTGACCAGGGCCCGTTTCGCAAGAAGGCCAGCCTGACCCTGCCGCTGCTGCCCGTCTCCCTGGGTTTCATGATGAACTCCGGCGAGAAGACCCTCTTCCTGCCCAATACCCGCTGGACGACCGACAGCATGTGGATGGACACTCCCATTTCGCCCATGTTGCCGGCGATGCGCGACATCGCTGACAGCCAGCCGCCGGCCCCGAGCCATGCCTTGTGGCTGAACTGGAATCCGCCGGCCTCGCGGCCCGACATGGCCTTCTCACTCGAGGCCCGCACCTATATCGCCCTCTATGGCGGCCTGCGCGGCAAGACCCAAAGACCCGCTGACGAGACCTGGGCGACCGACCACATGCAGGCCCTGCAGCCCCACAGCCGTGGCATTCAACTGGCCGACGAGAATCTGGGCCGACGCCCGGCCCCCTTCATGGCCCCCGCCAACCTGACCCGCCTCGAGGCCCTGCGGGCGCGCTTTGATCCCGATGGCCGTTTCAACAGCTATATGGGGAGACCCGCGTGA
- the guaA gene encoding glutamine-hydrolyzing GMP synthase — protein MTAPAHHQRVLIVDFGSQVTQLIARRVREAGVYCEIHPFDKAEALVDDYAPSAIILSGGPASVLEADSPRIGKKLFDLGVPLLAICYGQQLLCDVLGGKVEGGHAGEFGRAELTIAKASPLFEGLAGVGELETVWMSHGDRVTAIPDGFDVIATSVGAPFAAISDDARKIYAVQFHPEVVHTVNGTQVYRNFLKLAGLKGDWTMAAFRQEMVGKIRAQVGTGKVICGLSGGVDSSVAAVLIHEAIGDQLTCVFVDTGLLRKNEADQVVTLFRDHYNIPLIHVDAGAEFLGALAGVSDPETKRKIIGGKFIDIFDREAAKIDGADFLAQGTLYPDVVESVSARGGPSAVIKSHHNVGGLPDFMKLKLVEPLRELFKDEVRALGVELGLAPAFVGRHPFPGPGLAIRIPGEITAEKVAVLQQADAIYLEAIREAGLYDKIWQAFAVLLPVKTVGVMGDARTYENVLALRAVTSTDGMTADFFEFPWDVLGKTATRIINEVRGVNRVVYDVTSKPPGTIEWE, from the coding sequence ATGACCGCCCCCGCCCACCACCAGCGCGTTCTGATCGTCGACTTCGGCAGCCAGGTCACCCAGTTGATCGCACGCCGGGTCCGCGAGGCCGGCGTCTACTGCGAGATTCATCCCTTCGACAAGGCCGAGGCCCTGGTCGACGACTATGCCCCGTCGGCCATCATCCTGTCCGGCGGTCCCGCCAGCGTGCTGGAGGCCGACAGCCCCCGCATCGGCAAGAAGCTCTTCGATCTGGGCGTGCCCCTGCTGGCCATCTGCTACGGTCAGCAACTGCTGTGCGACGTGCTGGGCGGCAAGGTCGAGGGCGGTCACGCCGGCGAGTTCGGACGTGCTGAACTGACCATCGCCAAGGCCAGCCCGCTGTTTGAGGGCCTGGCCGGCGTCGGCGAGCTGGAAACCGTGTGGATGAGCCACGGCGATCGCGTCACCGCCATCCCGGACGGCTTCGACGTCATCGCCACCTCGGTCGGCGCGCCCTTCGCGGCCATCTCCGATGATGCGCGCAAGATTTACGCCGTGCAGTTCCACCCCGAGGTGGTCCACACCGTCAACGGCACTCAGGTCTATCGCAACTTCCTGAAGCTGGCCGGCCTGAAGGGCGACTGGACCATGGCGGCCTTCCGCCAGGAGATGGTCGGCAAGATCCGCGCCCAGGTCGGGACCGGCAAGGTGATCTGCGGCCTGTCGGGCGGGGTCGACAGCTCGGTCGCTGCCGTGCTGATCCATGAAGCGATCGGCGACCAGCTGACCTGCGTCTTCGTCGACACCGGCCTGCTGCGCAAGAACGAAGCCGATCAGGTCGTCACCCTGTTCCGCGACCACTACAATATCCCGCTGATCCATGTGGACGCCGGGGCCGAGTTCCTCGGGGCCCTGGCCGGGGTCAGCGACCCCGAAACCAAGCGCAAGATCATCGGTGGCAAGTTCATCGACATCTTCGACCGCGAGGCCGCCAAGATCGACGGTGCCGACTTCTTGGCCCAGGGCACGCTCTATCCCGACGTGGTCGAAAGTGTCTCGGCGCGCGGCGGCCCTTCGGCGGTGATCAAGAGCCACCACAATGTCGGCGGCCTGCCGGACTTCATGAAGCTGAAGCTGGTCGAGCCGCTGCGCGAACTGTTCAAGGACGAGGTCCGCGCCCTCGGGGTCGAGCTGGGCCTGGCCCCGGCCTTCGTCGGTCGCCATCCGTTCCCCGGGCCGGGTCTGGCCATCCGTATTCCCGGCGAGATCACCGCCGAGAAGGTCGCTGTGTTGCAGCAGGCCGATGCCATCTATCTCGAAGCCATCCGCGAAGCTGGCCTCTACGACAAGATCTGGCAGGCCTTTGCCGTGCTGCTGCCGGTCAAGACCGTCGGGGTGATGGGCGATGCCCGGACATACGAGAACGTCCTCGCCCTGCGGGCGGTGACCTCGACCGACGGCATGACGGCCGACTTTTTCGAATTCCCCTGGGACGTGCTGGGAAAGACCGCCACCCGGATCATCAACGAGGTCCGGGGCGTCAATCGCGTCGTCTATGACGTGACCTCCAAGCCACCCGGCACGATCGAGTGGGAATAG
- a CDS encoding DAPG hydrolase family protein gives MKSSRPVPGRYLGYRAADLAQPYARFFRPDLAPLAPHVCAALDRGGVPDILMPGLDRAAESLFGDTCGLEDGFVLTADGGMRVSVRSAMPGVTPAMVDWWFGWHGDQAAKYKLWHPQAHVHVAWRDPPPAGSQGRARYVGQTSLVDEYIGSDLVRGSIRFVPTAKLGLLDRSLEDDREATVVCARIGLGDAPIELGYLVHHVRRVAGGSEMRSRFWMGGAHVAGRNLAGSLAAAVAKKVLKLTESDARALLVHCAQEMPHLASFLPELHAQVKDQA, from the coding sequence GTGAAGAGCAGCAGGCCGGTCCCCGGTCGGTATCTGGGCTATAGGGCCGCAGATCTGGCCCAGCCCTATGCCCGCTTCTTCAGGCCGGACCTCGCGCCCCTGGCACCCCATGTCTGTGCCGCGCTTGATCGCGGCGGCGTACCGGACATCCTGATGCCCGGCCTGGATCGGGCGGCGGAGTCGCTGTTCGGCGACACCTGCGGCCTTGAGGACGGCTTCGTCCTGACGGCAGACGGCGGCATGAGGGTCAGCGTTCGGTCCGCGATGCCCGGTGTAACCCCGGCCATGGTCGACTGGTGGTTCGGCTGGCACGGCGATCAGGCGGCCAAGTACAAGCTCTGGCACCCCCAGGCTCATGTCCATGTCGCCTGGCGCGATCCACCACCCGCAGGATCTCAGGGCCGCGCCCGTTATGTCGGCCAGACGTCTCTGGTCGACGAGTACATCGGCAGCGACCTCGTGCGCGGCTCCATCCGGTTTGTCCCAACCGCAAAACTGGGCTTGCTCGATCGCAGCCTCGAGGATGATCGCGAGGCCACGGTCGTTTGCGCGAGGATCGGCCTGGGCGATGCCCCGATCGAGCTGGGCTATCTGGTGCACCATGTTCGCCGGGTGGCGGGCGGCAGCGAAATGCGCTCCAGATTCTGGATGGGCGGTGCCCACGTCGCCGGCAGAAATCTGGCCGGATCCCTCGCGGCGGCTGTGGCCAAAAAGGTGCTGAAACTGACGGAAAGCGATGCGCGCGCCCTGCTCGTCCATTGCGCCCAGGAGATGCCGCACCTGGCCAGCTTCCTTCCCGAATTGCATGCCCAGGTCAAAGATCAGGCTTGA
- the guaB gene encoding IMP dehydrogenase: protein MEIREGLTFDDVLLEPGPSDVMPTQVTTETKFTREISLNIPLVSAAMDTVTESRLAIAMAQAGGMGILHRNLTVDEQADHVREVKRYESGMVINPLTINPETTLAEIREIKARRKISGFPVVERETGKLVGILTNRDMRFEGDANVPASALMTRDNLITVSEGIDHREARELLRKHKIERLIVVDDAYRAVGLITVKDIEKAQAHPLAAKDDKGRLLVGAASTVGDAGFERSMGLVDAGVDVVVIDTAHGHSSQVAQAVSRLKREANRVQIVAGNIATYDAARALIDAGADAVKVGIGPGSICTTRIVAGVGVPQLTAIMEAVRAARESGTPVIADGGIKYSGDLAKAIAAGASTAMMGSMFAGTEEAPGEVFLYQGRSYKSYRGMGSVGAMARGSADRYFQKEVTDSFKLVPEGIEGQTPFKGAIAPVLHQLVGGLRAAMGYVGAPTIAEFQNRARFVRITGAGLRESHVHDVMITREAPNYPSAV, encoded by the coding sequence ATGGAGATTCGCGAAGGGCTCACCTTCGACGACGTTTTGCTCGAACCCGGTCCGTCCGACGTCATGCCGACCCAGGTGACGACCGAGACCAAGTTCACGCGTGAAATCAGTCTGAACATCCCGCTTGTGTCCGCTGCCATGGACACGGTGACGGAAAGCCGCCTCGCCATTGCCATGGCCCAGGCCGGCGGCATGGGCATCCTGCACCGCAACCTGACGGTGGACGAACAGGCTGACCATGTGCGCGAAGTGAAGCGCTATGAAAGCGGAATGGTCATCAATCCGCTGACCATCAATCCGGAAACGACCCTGGCCGAGATCCGCGAGATCAAGGCCCGCCGCAAGATCTCGGGCTTCCCGGTAGTCGAACGCGAAACAGGCAAGCTGGTCGGCATCCTGACCAATCGCGACATGCGCTTCGAGGGGGACGCCAATGTCCCGGCCTCGGCGCTGATGACCCGCGACAACCTGATTACGGTGTCCGAAGGCATCGATCATCGCGAAGCCCGCGAACTGCTGCGCAAGCACAAGATCGAGCGTCTGATCGTCGTTGACGACGCCTATCGGGCTGTCGGCCTGATCACGGTGAAGGACATCGAGAAGGCCCAGGCTCACCCGCTGGCCGCCAAGGACGACAAGGGCCGGCTGCTGGTCGGCGCGGCCTCGACCGTCGGCGATGCCGGCTTCGAGCGGTCGATGGGCCTGGTCGACGCCGGCGTCGACGTCGTCGTCATCGACACAGCCCATGGCCACTCCAGCCAGGTCGCCCAGGCCGTCAGCCGTCTGAAACGCGAAGCCAACCGCGTCCAGATCGTGGCCGGCAACATTGCCACCTATGACGCCGCACGCGCCCTGATCGACGCTGGTGCCGACGCCGTAAAGGTGGGTATCGGGCCTGGCTCGATCTGCACCACCCGCATCGTCGCGGGCGTCGGTGTGCCGCAGCTGACCGCGATCATGGAGGCCGTCCGTGCCGCCAGGGAAAGCGGCACGCCGGTCATCGCGGATGGCGGGATCAAGTATTCCGGGGACCTCGCCAAGGCGATCGCTGCCGGGGCCAGCACGGCCATGATGGGCTCGATGTTCGCCGGCACCGAAGAGGCTCCCGGCGAGGTGTTCCTGTACCAGGGGCGTTCGTACAAGAGCTATCGCGGCATGGGCTCGGTGGGCGCCATGGCCCGTGGCTCGGCTGACCGCTACTTCCAGAAGGAAGTGACCGACAGCTTCAAGTTGGTGCCGGAAGGCATTGAAGGCCAGACGCCTTTCAAGGGTGCCATCGCGCCGGTACTGCACCAGCTGGTCGGCGGTCTTCGGGCCGCCATGGGCTATGTTGGCGCGCCGACGATCGCAGAGTTCCAGAACCGCGCCCGCTTCGTGCGCATCACCGGCGCTGGCCTGCGCGAAAGCCACGTCCACGACGTGATGATCACCCGGGAAGCCCCCAACTACCCGAGCGCGGTCTAG
- a CDS encoding TetR/AcrR family transcriptional regulator: MTLKPAAPKGAKRARTRDALLVSAQTLLMEQNASALGLRQITDHAGLVHASFYTHFPDVTALIEDLAELLAASHAAAMLGLGVGLADPATRFARITRQSLRIIGQKTGLGRLMFDVGLPAGGLGAELRLRLHQDIAEGVQLGLFKADDLEITASLVAGAISGLALDLHRGALPLESIDDATERLLILLGVDGDLARRLAHEPVDFPAPRPMPMRWLDLPQRPTPDLGETP; this comes from the coding sequence ATGACTCTGAAGCCTGCTGCCCCCAAAGGTGCCAAGCGCGCCAGAACCCGTGACGCCCTGCTCGTCTCGGCCCAGACCCTGTTGATGGAGCAGAATGCGTCAGCGCTCGGTTTGCGCCAGATCACCGACCATGCGGGGCTGGTTCATGCGAGTTTCTACACCCACTTTCCCGACGTAACGGCCCTGATCGAGGATTTGGCCGAACTGCTCGCCGCCTCACATGCCGCCGCCATGCTGGGCCTGGGCGTCGGCTTGGCCGATCCGGCCACCCGCTTTGCCCGGATCACCCGCCAGTCCCTGCGGATCATCGGCCAGAAGACGGGTCTGGGACGGCTGATGTTCGATGTTGGCCTGCCGGCCGGCGGCCTTGGAGCCGAGCTACGCCTGAGACTCCATCAGGACATCGCCGAAGGCGTGCAGCTGGGCCTCTTCAAGGCAGACGATCTTGAGATCACCGCCAGCCTGGTCGCCGGTGCCATCAGTGGACTGGCCCTGGATCTGCATCGGGGAGCCCTGCCCCTCGAGTCCATCGATGATGCCACAGAACGGCTGCTGATCCTGCTGGGCGTCGACGGGGACCTGGCCCGGCGGCTTGCGCACGAGCCCGTCGATTTCCCGGCTCCCCGCCCTATGCCGATGCGCTGGCTGGATCTGCCGCAACGTCCGACGCCAGACCTGGGGGAAACGCCGTGA
- the kynU gene encoding kynureninase — protein sequence MSSPLDRAAAEALDAADPLAAFVDEFERPAGVIYLNGNSLGPAPKAALTRVAEAARQEWATDLITSWNKAGWFDLPYRLGDRLAGLIGAGPGEVVLTDGTGLNLYRVVSAALALRPDRRVIVMEGSNFPTNNYVVQGLVQSLGQGHQIRFAELDDLAAAIDDDVAAVVLTHAHYKSAHVLNMTGLTAKAHAHGALAIWDLCHSAGALEVDLNGCDADFAVGCTYKYLNGGPGSPAFLFVATRHQATATQPMTGWWGHDAPFAFERDYRPATGIGRMLTGTQPILSLVATEAGIDMIARAGTGAIRAKSLALGQLFQSLMGERLSDAGFILTSPAHPNDRGGHIAFDHASGYPIMKALIARGVIGDFRAPATLRFGFAPLHLRFVDVWDAVDRLAGIIHQGVWRDPAYAAVDAVT from the coding sequence ATGTCCTCCCCGCTTGACCGCGCCGCCGCCGAGGCCCTGGACGCCGCTGATCCCCTGGCGGCCTTCGTAGACGAGTTCGAGCGTCCGGCCGGCGTGATCTATCTGAATGGCAATTCCCTGGGCCCAGCCCCTAAGGCCGCCCTGACCCGGGTGGCCGAGGCGGCACGCCAGGAATGGGCGACGGACCTGATCACCAGCTGGAACAAGGCGGGGTGGTTTGATCTGCCCTACCGGCTTGGCGACCGTCTGGCCGGTCTGATCGGAGCCGGGCCGGGAGAAGTCGTCCTGACCGACGGTACGGGCCTAAACCTCTATCGTGTGGTCTCCGCCGCCCTGGCCCTGCGCCCGGACCGTCGGGTGATCGTCATGGAAGGCAGCAACTTTCCGACCAACAACTATGTCGTCCAGGGTCTGGTCCAGTCGCTCGGCCAAGGGCATCAGATCCGCTTTGCCGAGCTGGACGACCTTGCCGCCGCCATAGACGACGATGTGGCAGCCGTCGTCCTGACCCATGCGCACTACAAGTCCGCCCATGTGCTGAACATGACCGGCCTCACAGCCAAAGCCCATGCCCACGGTGCCCTGGCGATCTGGGACCTTTGCCACAGCGCCGGTGCCCTGGAGGTCGACCTGAACGGCTGCGACGCCGACTTTGCAGTGGGCTGCACCTACAAGTATCTGAACGGGGGCCCCGGCAGCCCGGCCTTCCTGTTCGTGGCGACACGCCACCAGGCAACGGCCACCCAGCCCATGACCGGCTGGTGGGGCCATGACGCGCCCTTCGCCTTCGAGCGCGACTATCGGCCCGCCACGGGGATCGGCCGCATGCTGACCGGCACTCAGCCGATCCTCAGTCTCGTGGCAACCGAGGCCGGGATCGACATGATCGCGCGGGCGGGAACCGGGGCGATCCGGGCGAAATCCCTGGCCTTGGGACAGCTGTTCCAGTCCCTGATGGGCGAGCGTCTGTCTGACGCCGGCTTTATCCTGACCAGCCCGGCCCACCCGAACGACCGCGGCGGGCATATCGCCTTCGACCATGCCTCGGGCTATCCGATCATGAAGGCCCTGATCGCCCGGGGCGTGATCGGCGACTTCCGGGCCCCGGCCACCTTGAGGTTCGGCTTCGCGCCCCTGCATCTGCGGTTTGTGGATGTGTGGGATGCGGTGGATCGCCTGGCCGGGATTATCCATCAGGGCGTTTGGCGCGATCCTGCCTATGCCGCCGTCGACGCCGTGACCTGA